A genomic segment from Streptomyces sp. NBC_00654 encodes:
- a CDS encoding DUF5107 domain-containing protein has product MATTVRRAVLTLPAASRGPENPLPALRTLDELHAVDERERAGLPRDMARQLGHEPLRTVLPVRVLDGYGRERTPTGLDAIVIENDRLRATVLPGLGGRLHSLHHKPTGRELVYRNPVLQPADFALNGAWFSGGVEWNIGATGHTTLSCAPVHAAVVPAPDGGRMVRLWEWERLRDLPFQVDLWLPDDSDFLHVGVRIRNPHEHPAPVYWWSNIAVPESEGTRILAPADEAWHFGYERTLTRVPVPETGGTDRTYPLRSEYPADYFYEVPDGARRWIAALDEDGHGLVQTSTDLLRGRKLFLWGSGAGGRRWQQWLTEPGTGGYAEIQAGLARTQLEHVPLEPGAEFSWLESYGPLSADPAVVHGDDWGAARAETERRLADALPRTDVDAAYAAWLPFADTEPAEALATGSGWGALEVRRAGLDLPGTPFAESTLGEEQGPWLELLHQGVLPRPRRTGPPGPSLVSPHWRDMLETAPADALTEYHLGIAQWHADDRAQAVRSWERGLALATYRWPLLRCLAVAAQDSGQADRAAGLYTEAFEDLCAERRDDESESWAVAAPALAREAIEAQLAAGRPAAARTVWAALDPAVRARGRFRLLDARILVAQGETGAARALFDAGFEVADLREGAEILGDLWAAVSEEPLPDAYNYRMRPKD; this is encoded by the coding sequence TTGGCCACGACCGTACGACGTGCCGTACTGACTCTGCCCGCGGCGTCACGGGGACCGGAGAATCCGCTGCCCGCCCTGCGGACGCTCGACGAACTGCATGCCGTGGACGAGCGCGAGCGGGCCGGACTGCCCAGGGACATGGCGCGCCAGCTCGGCCATGAGCCGCTGCGTACGGTCCTGCCGGTGCGCGTCCTCGACGGGTACGGGCGTGAGCGCACCCCCACCGGCCTCGACGCGATCGTCATCGAGAACGACCGGCTGCGCGCCACCGTGCTGCCCGGCCTCGGCGGCCGGCTGCACTCCCTGCACCACAAGCCGACGGGCCGCGAGCTGGTCTACCGCAACCCCGTGCTCCAGCCCGCCGATTTCGCGCTCAACGGTGCCTGGTTCTCCGGCGGCGTCGAATGGAACATCGGTGCCACCGGCCACACCACCCTCTCCTGCGCCCCCGTCCACGCGGCCGTGGTCCCGGCCCCGGACGGCGGCCGGATGGTCCGGCTCTGGGAGTGGGAGCGGCTGCGGGACCTGCCCTTCCAGGTGGACCTGTGGCTTCCCGACGACTCCGACTTCCTCCATGTCGGCGTACGGATACGCAACCCGCACGAGCACCCCGCGCCCGTCTACTGGTGGTCCAACATCGCGGTGCCCGAGAGCGAGGGCACCCGGATCCTGGCCCCGGCCGACGAGGCCTGGCACTTCGGGTACGAGCGGACCCTGACCCGGGTTCCCGTCCCGGAGACCGGCGGCACCGACCGCACCTACCCGCTGCGCAGCGAGTATCCGGCCGACTACTTCTACGAGGTGCCCGACGGCGCCCGCCGCTGGATCGCCGCCCTGGACGAGGACGGCCACGGACTGGTGCAGACCTCCACCGATCTGCTGCGCGGCCGCAAGCTCTTCCTCTGGGGCAGCGGCGCGGGCGGACGCCGCTGGCAGCAGTGGCTGACCGAACCCGGCACCGGCGGCTACGCCGAGATCCAGGCCGGTCTGGCCCGCACCCAGCTGGAGCACGTCCCCCTCGAACCCGGCGCCGAGTTCAGCTGGCTGGAGTCGTACGGACCGCTGTCCGCGGACCCCGCCGTCGTGCACGGCGACGACTGGGGCGCGGCCCGCGCCGAGACGGAGCGGCGGCTCGCGGACGCCCTGCCGCGTACCGATGTCGACGCGGCGTACGCGGCCTGGCTGCCGTTCGCCGACACCGAGCCGGCGGAGGCGCTCGCCACCGGCTCCGGCTGGGGCGCCCTGGAGGTGCGGCGGGCCGGCCTCGATCTGCCCGGCACCCCCTTCGCGGAGTCCACCCTCGGTGAGGAGCAGGGCCCCTGGCTGGAGCTGCTGCACCAGGGCGTCCTGCCCCGGCCGCGCCGGACGGGCCCGCCCGGACCCTCGCTGGTCTCCCCGCACTGGCGCGACATGCTGGAGACCGCCCCCGCGGACGCGCTCACCGAATACCACCTCGGAATCGCCCAGTGGCACGCCGACGACCGCGCCCAGGCCGTCCGGAGCTGGGAGCGCGGCCTCGCCCTCGCCACGTACCGCTGGCCGCTGCTGCGCTGCCTCGCCGTCGCCGCCCAGGACAGCGGTCAGGCCGACCGTGCCGCCGGCCTCTACACCGAGGCGTTCGAGGACCTGTGCGCGGAACGCCGTGACGACGAGTCCGAATCCTGGGCCGTCGCGGCCCCGGCGCTGGCCCGTGAGGCGATCGAGGCGCAGCTCGCCGCCGGGCGGCCGGCGGCGGCCCGCACGGTGTGGGCGGCCCTGGACCCCGCCGTCCGTGCGCGCGGCAGGTTCCGGCTCCTCGACGCCCGCATCCTGGTCGCCCAGGGGGAGACCGGGGCGGCGCGGGCGCTCTTCGACGCCGGGTTCGAGGTCGCCGACCTGCGCGAGGGAGCCGAGATCCTGGGCGACCTGTGGGCCGCGGTCAGCGAGGAGCCGCTGCCGGACGCGTACAACTACCGGATGCGCCCCAAGGACTGA
- a CDS encoding VOC family protein produces the protein MEIIGTTLRICVDDLEASVAFYESLTSTPALRFERGGVSVAAIGCFLLMSGPESELEILRKVTATIAVKDVDEAHAALTRVGAHIVAGPVPTPAGRNLIALHPDGSVFEYVDRNVPV, from the coding sequence ATGGAAATCATCGGAACCACTCTGCGCATCTGCGTCGACGACCTGGAGGCCTCGGTGGCCTTCTACGAGAGCCTGACGAGCACTCCGGCGCTGCGCTTCGAGCGCGGCGGGGTCTCGGTCGCCGCGATCGGCTGCTTCCTGCTGATGAGCGGACCGGAGTCGGAGCTGGAGATCCTCCGCAAGGTGACCGCGACCATCGCGGTCAAGGACGTCGACGAGGCACACGCGGCCCTGACCCGCGTCGGCGCGCACATCGTCGCGGGCCCGGTCCCGACCCCGGCGGGCCGCAATCTCATCGCGCTGCACCCGGACGGTTCGGTCTTCGAGTACGTCGACCGCAACGTACCCGTCTGA
- a CDS encoding class I SAM-dependent methyltransferase, whose protein sequence is MPKETAVYTHGHHESVLRSHRWRTAANSAAYLIGELRPGMAVLDVGCGPGTITADLAALVAPGPVTAVDSSPGVLAQAAGAAAERGLDNVTFATADVHALDYPDDSFDVVHAHQVLQHVGDPVQALREMRRVCRPGGLVAARDSDYAAMTWYPEVPGLTEWLEVYRRTARANGGEPDAGRRLVSWARRAGFTDLTPTAAAWCFATPESRAWWSTMWADRTTGSPYAKRAVEGGHASPEQLTEIAGAWHAWGAEDDGWFMVPHGELLCRA, encoded by the coding sequence ATGCCGAAGGAGACCGCCGTCTACACCCACGGCCACCACGAGTCGGTGCTGCGCTCGCACCGTTGGCGGACCGCCGCCAATTCGGCGGCGTACCTCATCGGCGAACTCCGCCCCGGTATGGCGGTGCTGGACGTGGGCTGCGGCCCCGGGACCATCACCGCCGATCTGGCGGCGCTGGTCGCACCCGGCCCGGTGACCGCCGTCGACAGCTCGCCCGGCGTCCTCGCGCAGGCCGCCGGGGCGGCCGCCGAACGCGGCCTGGACAACGTCACGTTCGCCACCGCCGATGTCCACGCACTGGACTACCCGGACGACTCCTTCGATGTCGTCCACGCCCATCAGGTGCTCCAGCACGTGGGCGATCCGGTCCAGGCCCTGCGCGAGATGCGGCGGGTCTGCCGGCCCGGCGGCCTCGTCGCCGCACGCGACAGCGACTACGCGGCGATGACCTGGTATCCGGAGGTGCCCGGTCTGACCGAGTGGCTGGAGGTGTACCGCCGTACGGCGCGCGCCAACGGGGGCGAGCCCGACGCGGGCCGCCGGCTGGTCTCCTGGGCCCGGCGGGCGGGCTTCACCGACCTCACCCCGACCGCGGCGGCCTGGTGCTTCGCCACACCGGAGTCCCGCGCCTGGTGGAGCACCATGTGGGCGGACCGCACCACCGGTTCGCCGTACGCGAAGCGGGCGGTGGAGGGCGGCCACGCGAGCCCGGAACAGCTGACGGAGATCGCCGGGGCCTGGCACGCCTGGGGTGCCGAGGACGACGGCTGGTTCATGGTCCCGCACGGCGAACTGCTGTGCCGCGCCTGA
- a CDS encoding bifunctional phosphatase PAP2/diacylglycerol kinase family protein, with protein sequence MPSPRAMPSVPSSFPFPASLPGRSSGRSSLPASVAVRLRGLLHSGDLALFRNVAARSWPAGDTVLPRLSRGADHGLLWFGAAAGMAALGGSARARRAALRGVASLAVASAVINTVGKRAVRRERPVLDLVPLVRQLKRQPFTTSFPSGHAASAAAFATGVALESKGWGAVVAPLAAAVAASRVYTGVHYPGDVLAGAALGVGAAFALRGVVPTRGQLPPPGRPPATAPALASGRDLVVVVNEESGTATATASLVRDALPLAEVVECAPGELSEALDRAAGRGRALGICGGDGTVNLAAAVAATHGIPLAVFPGGTLNHFAYDLGIETVDDTAAALASGAAVRVDLGRFRPGPEGPDGADGYFLNAFSLGVYPELVRTRERWAPRIGGWPAGVLAAFEVLRGQSPLEAELQGRRRPLWLLFVGNGLFQRVGPAPGRRHNLADGLLDIRVVHGGRTPGLRLLATAVAGPLTRSPMHAAVRRQRVRIAGLAPGTPYAYDGEVAHSEKELMIDKLPEALTVYCPMTV encoded by the coding sequence ATGCCCTCACCACGCGCCATGCCCTCCGTCCCCTCGTCCTTTCCCTTCCCCGCTTCCCTCCCCGGCCGGTCCTCCGGCCGGTCCTCCCTCCCCGCGTCGGTGGCGGTCCGGCTGCGCGGTCTGCTGCACAGCGGTGACCTCGCCCTCTTCCGGAACGTCGCCGCCCGGAGCTGGCCGGCCGGCGACACGGTGCTGCCCCGGCTGAGCCGCGGCGCCGATCACGGGCTGCTGTGGTTCGGCGCGGCGGCCGGGATGGCGGCGCTGGGCGGCAGCGCCCGCGCGCGCCGGGCCGCGTTGCGCGGCGTCGCCTCGCTGGCCGTCGCCTCGGCGGTGATCAACACCGTCGGCAAGCGGGCGGTGCGCAGGGAACGGCCGGTACTGGACCTGGTCCCGCTGGTGCGGCAGCTCAAGAGGCAGCCGTTCACCACGTCCTTCCCCTCCGGCCACGCGGCGTCCGCGGCGGCCTTCGCCACGGGGGTCGCCCTGGAGTCGAAGGGCTGGGGTGCTGTCGTCGCCCCCCTCGCCGCGGCTGTGGCCGCCTCCCGGGTCTACACGGGCGTGCACTATCCGGGCGATGTGCTGGCCGGCGCGGCGCTCGGCGTGGGGGCCGCCTTCGCCCTGCGCGGAGTCGTACCGACCCGGGGACAGCTGCCCCCGCCGGGGAGGCCTCCGGCCACGGCTCCGGCGCTGGCGTCCGGCAGGGATCTCGTCGTCGTGGTCAACGAGGAGTCCGGCACGGCCACCGCGACCGCGTCACTGGTGCGCGACGCGCTGCCGCTCGCCGAGGTCGTGGAGTGCGCGCCCGGCGAGCTGTCCGAGGCGCTGGACAGGGCGGCGGGCCGGGGCAGGGCCCTGGGCATCTGCGGAGGTGACGGCACGGTGAACCTGGCGGCGGCCGTCGCGGCGACGCACGGCATCCCGCTCGCCGTCTTTCCCGGCGGAACGCTCAACCACTTCGCCTACGACCTGGGCATCGAGACGGTCGACGACACGGCGGCCGCGCTCGCCTCGGGCGCTGCCGTCCGGGTGGACCTGGGACGGTTCCGGCCCGGTCCCGAGGGGCCCGACGGGGCGGACGGCTACTTCCTCAACGCGTTCAGCCTGGGGGTCTATCCGGAGCTGGTACGGACCCGGGAGCGCTGGGCACCGCGGATCGGAGGCTGGCCCGCCGGGGTGCTCGCCGCCTTCGAAGTGCTGCGCGGGCAAAGCCCTCTGGAGGCAGAACTCCAGGGCAGGCGGCGGCCGTTGTGGCTGCTGTTCGTGGGCAACGGGCTCTTCCAGCGGGTGGGACCCGCTCCCGGGCGCCGGCACAACCTGGCGGACGGCCTGCTGGACATCAGGGTGGTCCACGGCGGCCGGACACCCGGCCTGCGACTGCTCGCGACGGCGGTGGCCGGACCGCTGACCCGTTCCCCGATGCACGCGGCGGTACGGCGGCAGCGGGTGCGGATCGCCGGACTGGCACCCGGAACCCCGTACGCGTACGACGGCGAAGTGGCGCACTCCGAAAAGGAGTTGATGATCGACAAGCTGCCGGAAGCACTCACCGTCTACTGCCCGATGACCGTGTGA